AAAACACACAAccaccatcatcatcatcactagGAGACAGTTCCATGTACAGAAGGGTGCCCACCACCATCAACTGGCCGCtattcatttgaattcagTTGGCGCTAGTGGTATATGCATCGTGTGATACGAACCCTACTTTATCTCTCTTTAGGGTTGGATTATCGGAAAGTTTTTGGTTTTACTGTCAATTGAATTGACCAGAAAGTTgatataaattttgattgaCATATGGAAGAGACCAGACAGTTTAGTGTAATCTATAGACAGCTTAGAGACAATCTTTGGGTAATAGCGTTGGGAGAAAATGGTGACTTCAATAACTAGAAAACTTTTGAGAGATTGGAAGTTTCTCATGCGtcataataatgatatgaTGCAAGATAATAAAACCTTTTTCTATCTTTCGCCACAGGATTCAAATTTGCATATTTGGCATGTGGTATTGATTGACCCAACTACAAAATCTGAAGTTTACATACTGCTCTATTTCACTGATCCTTCGAATGAAAATGTTATGCAAAATAGTCCAGGTGATAATATATCTTCAAGTCATAATATCGTCATCCTAATGAGATGTTTAACTCCAAGCAGTGTTTTTCCCATAAATAAAAACATCTCTTTGAATCATCTGAGTTCATATCTTCTTTCTAAGGGTTTCAGACCTTTTTTAATGGAACTTTGGCACATCTTTTTCGACAATAGCCATAATATTAGCATAGAAAATGCAAGGTTATTGCATGCTTGGAATCGAATCATGTATAAGGACTTTAAATTGCATTTCCCATTTCTAATGGGCAACTTACGACAAGG
The genomic region above belongs to Kazachstania africana CBS 2517 chromosome 7, complete genome and contains:
- the UBS1 gene encoding Ubs1p (similar to Saccharomyces cerevisiae UBS1 (YBR165W); ancestral locus Anc_8.596), with amino-acid sequence MVTSITRKLLRDWKFLMRHNNDMMQDNKTFFYLSPQDSNLHIWHVVLIDPTTKSEVYILLYFTDPSNENVMQNSPGDNISSSHNIVILMRCLTPSSVFPINKNISLNHLSSYLLSKGFRPFLMELWHIFFDNSHNISIENARLLHAWNRIMYKDFKLHFPFLMGNLRQGDYQMVKNLSKNLSNNVDLNIFLHQNANSIVTPCENNIQHHSTNIHAETNSHPSTKRQRLDLFKFISNKHDPNDNTSLPRKLR